One Scophthalmus maximus strain ysfricsl-2021 chromosome 1, ASM2237912v1, whole genome shotgun sequence genomic region harbors:
- the adar gene encoding double-stranded RNA-specific adenosine deaminase isoform X4, which yields MSRGRGGPFREHFHRYPPPHLQVKENYSRPGPTSPYPRAGPQQIPYSSYYNNNNPAPPVAATQPPASPLIPSAPPIPSHIKAAPKPVALNNSHNQNYITGPVPNSFQDQLVGFLRGHSSEAPQFRDSLQVGGAVPSRPRSSSYQLQSGYSRYPSPNSSLRGRGGYSQDQSFPYTPSVGPQGPQHLNPNQLRGKTNKQHSNRQWRIQTDSLCDKFQSLSVHRDRSNRRERFERFSVSSDSGSSGFSKVNITLNPAIQDLVHRALAALKPSQSTSAKLLAKKLRLPKKIVNKALYSLEQSQKASKQGLSPPVWTLYRELLRYTEDQNSEVQTPLSHLCVSLDQPQKPEVKVGLKAETARNWPQAKGEDSDTEFSSSYYSSVEYSDSEGARSPPRGRHEAKQHRNTTCSDQELQLPTMTQQKELVMRYLLDSGEANALAIAKNLGLRNGKHVNPTLYALEKQGDVVKNSKVNPPTWELSSRRKERMERTLKAARCTTAEGRRMEEEPSGEEKAGGSIFLPSSTIPGPEPVSLPEGWISELSHKEASDSSLRPPPFPSCEDKETNEGEWATDDIPEFLNAIRRETDAERLAAEKSNAMGTVAVSLAAPPPQNLWAKLQEVRLKNPVSGLMEYAQYLGQNCEFQLLDQSGPSHDPRFRMQVMLNGRLFPVAEASSKKVAKKDAAAATLRILFGEMQGGGSTADNGNTDNTEKVMDLLPDTSGAVDSIGEIFGSSSAEGIGIAEGPRQPLSRSLPGGKNPVSVLMEYSQRSGNPIEFIITGQAGPPHDPRFMYRVKVGESLFAEASAPSKKAARQLAAEEAVKELMADGKLQLNKPQLPLGSSSDSDGTGSGTTCPSLPPLTVDELRAAHEAGVGDLINHLNNNAVSGLLEYARARGFAAEIRLVGQSGPAHEPKFTYQAKLGGRWFPPVCASNKKQGKQEAADAALRVLIGEAERAARTGELIPAELPVSGSTLHDQIAMLSHQRFNALTTRIQHSLLGRKILATIVMRKGEGLGTVVSLGTGNRCVKGEELSLKGDTVNDCHAEIISRRGFLRFLYSELLRHYDGAEDSIFELAENRLRIKSDITFHLYISTAPCGDGALFDKSCSEAGDEVEGHQPLFENTKQGKLRTKVENGEGTIPVESSAIVPTWDGIQHGERLRTMSCSDKILRWNVLGLQGALLTHFLHPIYLKSITLGYLYSHGHLTRAVCCRLSRDGEAIVQSLPPPFMLNHPEVGRVSVYDSTRHTGKTKESSVNWSFPDQHSVEVLDGTKGKLDGNKLAVSRVSKSNFFGLFRSLCQRCGRADLLSLSSYSQAKMSAMSFQLAKQQFFQALGVHGYGAWISKPLEEKSFEAGEGTGCNGTSVHMGYGSSRNGGAVEHKQEES from the exons ATGAGCAGAGGTAGAGGAGGGCCTTTCAGAGAACACTTCCACAGATAtccaccccctcacctccagGTCAAGGAGAATTACAGCAGGCCTGGCCCGACCTCACCCTACCCCAGAGCTGGCCCGCAGCAGATCCCATATTCAAgttactacaacaacaacaaccctgcCCCACCTGTAGCAGCCACACAGCCTCCAGCTTCCCCTCTCATTCCCTCTGCCCCACCCATACCAAGCCACATTAAAGCAGCCCCTAAACCTGTTGCCCTTAACAATTCACATAACCAAAATTACATTACCGGTCCTGTCCCCAATTCATTTCAGGACCAGCTGGTGGGGTTCCTGAGAGGACACAGCTCTGAGGCTCCACAGTTCAGAGACAGTCTGCAAGTAGGGGGAGCAGTACCCAGCAGACCACGCAGTTCCTCATATCAGCTTCAGTCAGGGTACAGTAGATATCCAAGCCCCAACAGCAGCTTAAGGGGTAGAGGTGGGTACAGCCAGGATCAGAGCTTTCCATACACACCCAGTGTAGGACCCCAAGGCCCTCAACACCTGAATCCTAACCAGTTACGgggtaaaacaaacaaacaacactccAACAGACAATGGCGCATCCAAACAGACTCTTTGTGTGACAAATTTCAGAGTTTGTCTGTTCATCGAGACAGGTCCAACAGAAGAGAACGGTTTGAGAGATTTTCTGTATCCAGTGACTCAGGAAGTTCAGGCTTCAGTAAGGTTAACATTACTCTCAATCCTGCCATTCAGGACCTGGTACACAGGGCTTTGGCCGCTCTGAAGCCAAGTCAGAGCACCTCTGCAAAATTGTTAGCCAAAAAGCTGCGTCTGCCCAAAAAGATAGTGAACAAGGCCCTCTACTCTTTGGAACAATCACAGAAAGCCTCTAAACAAGGACTCTCCCCTCCTGTGTGGACTCTTTACAGAGAACTTCTCAGATACACAGAAGATCAAAACTCTGAAGTACAAACTCCACTATCCCATCTGTGTGTCAGTTTAGACCAACCTCAAAAACCTGAAGTCAAGGTTGGTCTTAAAGCAGAAACAGCCAGAAACTGGCCACAGGCCAAAGGAGAGGACTCTGACACAGAATTCAGTTCTTCATACTACTCTTCTGTTGAGTATTCTGACTCTGAAGGAGCCCGGTCACCACCAAGAGGTCGGCACGAAGCGAAACAACATCGCAACACTACCTGCTCTGACCAGGAACTGCAGCTTCCCACGATGACCCAACAGAAGGAGTTAGTTATGCGGTACCTACTGGATTCAGGGGAGGCAAATGCTCTCGCCATAGCCAAAAACCTGGGTCTGAGGAATGGCAAGCATGTCAATCCCACCCTTTATGCTCTGGAGAAGCAAGGTGACGTCGTTAAGAATAGCAAAGTCAACCCTCCCACTTGGGAGCTCTCCAGCCGCCGCAaagaaaggatggagaggaCCCTCAAAGCAGCACGGTGCACCACAGCTGAGGGGAgacggatggaggaggagcccaGTGGAGAAGAGAAGGCAGGAGGCTCCATCTTCCTTCCATCATCAACAATACCAGGCCCCGAGCCCGTCTCACTTCCAGAAGGCTGGATCTCAGAGCTAAGTCACAAAGAAGCT TCCGATTCCTCTCTTCGCCCCCCCCCATTCCCCTCATGTGAAGACAAAGAGACCAACGAAGGAGAGTGGGCCACAGACGACAtcccagaattcctcaatgCCATTCGCCGAGAGACAGATGCTGAAAGACTGGCAGCAGAGAAGTCCAACGCCATGGGAACTGTTGCTGTGTCACTGGCTGCCCCGCCTCCACAGAACCTGTGGGCCAAGTTACAGGAAGTGAGACTGAAGAACCCAGTCAGCGGCCTCATGGAGTATGCCCAGTATCTGGGCCAGAACTGTGAGTTTCAGCTCCTGGACCAGTCAGGACCGTCCCACGACCCAAG atTTCGTATGCAGGTGATGCTCAACGGGAGGCTGTTTCCTGTCGCAGAGGCTTCCAGTAAGAAGGTTGCAAAGAAGGACGCCGCTGCGGCCACGCTACGCATTCTTTTCGGAGAGATGCAGGGAGGGGGGAGCACAGCGGACAATGGAAATACTGACAATACAGAGAAAGTCATGGATTTACTCCCTGACACAAGT GGGGCAGTTGACAGCATTGGGGAAATTTTTGGGTCCAGTAGCGCGGAAGGTATCGGGATTGCGGAGGGACCACGCCAGCCACTGTCCCGCTCTCTGCCTGGTGGGAAGAATCCAGTGTCTGTCCTGATGGAGTACAGCCAGCGCAGCGGGAACCCCATCGAATTCATCATCACGGGGCAGGCAGGTCCGCCCCATGACCCACG GTTCATGTACAGGGTGAAGGTTGGTGAGAGCTTGTTTGCCGAGGCCTCAGCTCCAAGCAAGAAGGCAGCCCGCCAGCTGGCAGCAGAGGAGGCCGTCAAAGAATTAATGGCTGACGGGAAATTGCAGCTCAACAAG CCTCAACTGCCTCTGGGCTCCTCCAGTGATAGTGATGGCACCGGCTCTGGGACTACATGTCCCTCTTTGCCCCCTCTGACTGTAGATGAGTTGCGAGCAGCTCACGAGGCAGGGGTCGGGGACCTCATCAACCACCTGAACAACAACGCAGTGTCAGGTCTTCTGGAGTACGCCAGAGCTCGGGGCTTCGCTGCAGAGATTCGCCTGGTGGGCCAGTCTGGGCCAGCACATGAGCCGAA GTTTACCTACCAGGCTAAGCTCGGAGGACGGTGGTTTCCTCCAGTCTGTGCATCCAACaagaaacaaggaaaacaggaagcagcagatGCTGCTCTACGGGTTCTGATAGGAGAAGCTGAGCGGGCGGCCCGCACCGGGGAGCTTATCCCAGCTGAG CTTCCAGTGAGTGGCAGCACTTTGCACGACCAGATAGCAATGTTGAGCCACCAGCGTTTCAACGCCCTAACCACACGTATCCAACACAGCCTACTGGGACGCAAGATTCTGGCCACCATCGTCATGAGGAAGGGGGAGGGCCTGGGGACCGTTGTCAGCCTGGGAACTG GAAATCGCTGCGTCAAAGGGGAGGAGCTAAGTCTTAAAGGGGACACTGTTAATGACTGCCACGCTGAAATCATCTCCAGAAGGGGATTTCTTCG GTTTCTGTACAGTGAGCTGCTCAGGCACTATGACGGCGCAGAGGACAGTATATTTGAGCTGGCGGAGAACCGACTGCGGATCAAATCTGACATCACCTTTCACCTTTACATCAG CACAGCACCTTGTGGGGACGGGGCTCTGTTTGACAAGTCCTGCAGTGAGGCTGGGGATGAGGTCGAGGGCCACCAGCCTCTGTTTGAGAATACCAAGCAGGGCAAGCTCCGCACCAAAGTGGAGAACG GTGAGGGCACCATCCCGGTGGAGTCGAGTGCCATTGTTCCCACCTGGGACGGCATCCAACATGGAGAGAGGCTGCGGACGATGAGTTGCAGTGATAAAATCCTACGCTGGAATGTGCTGGGCCTGCAGGGGGCGTTGCTCACCCATTTCCTTCATCCCATCTACCTGAAGTCCATCACCCTCG GCTACCTGTACAGCCATGGTCACCTGACACGTGCCGTGTGCTGTCGGCTGTCCAGAGACGGCGAAGCGATTGTGCAGAGTCTCCCTCCTCCATTCATGCTTAACCACCCAGAG GTGGGCAGGGTGAGTGTGTATGACTCCACACGTCACACGGGAAAGACCAAAGAGTCGAGTGTGAACTGGAGCTTTCCAGACCAGCACAGTGTAGAGGTGCTGGACGGGACCAAAGGCAAACTGGATGG GAACAAACTGGCCGTGTCCCGCGTCTCCAAGTCCAACTTTTTCGGTCTGTTCCGCTCTCTGTGTCAGCGGTGCGGCCGTGCAGacctcctctccctgtcctcGTACTCCCAGGCCAAGATGTCGGCCATGTCCTTCCAGCTCGCAAAGCAGCAGTTCTTCCAAGCGCTCGGCGTCCACGGTTACGGCGCCTGGATCAGCAAACcgctggaggagaagagcttTGAGGCAGGGGAGGGAACTGGGTGCAATGGAACAAGTGTCCATATGGGATATGGCAGCAGTAGAAACGGAGGAGCGGTGGAGCACAAGCAAGAGGAATCGTAG
- the adar gene encoding double-stranded RNA-specific adenosine deaminase isoform X2 produces the protein MSRGRGGPFREHFHRYPPPHLQVKENYSRPGPTSPYPRAGPQQIPYSSYYNNNNPAPPVAATQPPASPLIPSAPPIPSHIKAAPKPVALNNSHNQNYITGPVPNSFQDQLVGFLRGHSSEAPQFRDSLQVGGAVPSRPRSSSYQLQSGYSRYPSPNSSLRGRGGYSQDQSFPYTPSVGPQGPQHLNPNQLRGKTNKQHSNRQWRIQTDSLCDKFQSLSVHRDRSNRRERFERFSVSSDSGSSGFSKVNITLNPAIQDLVHRALAALKPSQSTSAKLLAKKLRLPKKIVNKALYSLEQSQKASKQGLSPPVWTLYRELLRYTEDQNSEVQTPLSHLCVSLDQPQKPEVKVGLKAETARNWPQAKGEDSDTEFSSSYYSSVEYSDSEGARSPPRGRHEAKQHRNTTCSDQELQLPTMTQQKELVMRYLLDSGEANALAIAKNLGLRNGKHVNPTLYALEKQGDVVKNSKVNPPTWELSSRRKERMERTLKAARCTTAEGRRMEEEPSGEEKAGGSIFLPSSTIPGPEPVSLPEGWISELSHKEASDSSLRPPPFPSCEDKETNEGEWATDDIPEFLNAIRRETDAERLAAEKSNAMGTVAVSLAAPPPQNLWAKLQEVRLKNPVSGLMEYAQYLGQNCEFQLLDQSGPSHDPRFRMQVMLNGRLFPVAEASSKKVAKKDAAAATLRILFGEMQGGGSTADNGNTDNTEKVMDLLPDTSGAVDSIGEIFGSSSAEGIGIAEGPRQPLSRSLPGGKNPVSVLMEYSQRSGNPIEFIITGQAGPPHDPRFMYRVKVGESLFAEASAPSKKAARQLAAEEAVKELMADGKLQLNKPQLPLGSSSDSDGTGSGTTCPSLPPLTVDELRAAHEAGVGDLINHLNNNAVSGLLEYARARGFAAEIRLVGQSGPAHEPKFTYQAKLGGRWFPPVCASNKKQGKQEAADAALRVLIGEAERAARTGELIPAELPVSGSTLHDQIAMLSHQRFNALTTRIQHSLLGRKILATIVMRKGEGLGTVVSLGTGNRCVKGEELSLKGDTVNDCHAEIISRRGFLRFLYSELLRHYDGAEDSIFELAENRLRIKSDITFHLYISTAPCGDGALFDKSCSEAGDEVEGHQPLFENTKQGKLRTKVENGEGTIPVESSAIVPTWDGIQHGERLRTMSCSDKILRWNVLGLQGALLTHFLHPIYLKSITLGYLYSHGHLTRAVCCRLSRDGEAIVQSLPPPFMLNHPEVGRVSVYDSTRHTGKTKESSVNWSFPDQHSVEVLDGTKGKLDGYVGNPLAAFHMIKRNKLAVSRVSKSNFFGLFRSLCQRCGRADLLSLSSYSQAKMSAMSFQLAKQQFFQALGVHGYGAWISKPLEEKSFEAGEGTGCNGTSVHMGYGSSRNGGAVEHKQEES, from the exons ATGAGCAGAGGTAGAGGAGGGCCTTTCAGAGAACACTTCCACAGATAtccaccccctcacctccagGTCAAGGAGAATTACAGCAGGCCTGGCCCGACCTCACCCTACCCCAGAGCTGGCCCGCAGCAGATCCCATATTCAAgttactacaacaacaacaaccctgcCCCACCTGTAGCAGCCACACAGCCTCCAGCTTCCCCTCTCATTCCCTCTGCCCCACCCATACCAAGCCACATTAAAGCAGCCCCTAAACCTGTTGCCCTTAACAATTCACATAACCAAAATTACATTACCGGTCCTGTCCCCAATTCATTTCAGGACCAGCTGGTGGGGTTCCTGAGAGGACACAGCTCTGAGGCTCCACAGTTCAGAGACAGTCTGCAAGTAGGGGGAGCAGTACCCAGCAGACCACGCAGTTCCTCATATCAGCTTCAGTCAGGGTACAGTAGATATCCAAGCCCCAACAGCAGCTTAAGGGGTAGAGGTGGGTACAGCCAGGATCAGAGCTTTCCATACACACCCAGTGTAGGACCCCAAGGCCCTCAACACCTGAATCCTAACCAGTTACGgggtaaaacaaacaaacaacactccAACAGACAATGGCGCATCCAAACAGACTCTTTGTGTGACAAATTTCAGAGTTTGTCTGTTCATCGAGACAGGTCCAACAGAAGAGAACGGTTTGAGAGATTTTCTGTATCCAGTGACTCAGGAAGTTCAGGCTTCAGTAAGGTTAACATTACTCTCAATCCTGCCATTCAGGACCTGGTACACAGGGCTTTGGCCGCTCTGAAGCCAAGTCAGAGCACCTCTGCAAAATTGTTAGCCAAAAAGCTGCGTCTGCCCAAAAAGATAGTGAACAAGGCCCTCTACTCTTTGGAACAATCACAGAAAGCCTCTAAACAAGGACTCTCCCCTCCTGTGTGGACTCTTTACAGAGAACTTCTCAGATACACAGAAGATCAAAACTCTGAAGTACAAACTCCACTATCCCATCTGTGTGTCAGTTTAGACCAACCTCAAAAACCTGAAGTCAAGGTTGGTCTTAAAGCAGAAACAGCCAGAAACTGGCCACAGGCCAAAGGAGAGGACTCTGACACAGAATTCAGTTCTTCATACTACTCTTCTGTTGAGTATTCTGACTCTGAAGGAGCCCGGTCACCACCAAGAGGTCGGCACGAAGCGAAACAACATCGCAACACTACCTGCTCTGACCAGGAACTGCAGCTTCCCACGATGACCCAACAGAAGGAGTTAGTTATGCGGTACCTACTGGATTCAGGGGAGGCAAATGCTCTCGCCATAGCCAAAAACCTGGGTCTGAGGAATGGCAAGCATGTCAATCCCACCCTTTATGCTCTGGAGAAGCAAGGTGACGTCGTTAAGAATAGCAAAGTCAACCCTCCCACTTGGGAGCTCTCCAGCCGCCGCAaagaaaggatggagaggaCCCTCAAAGCAGCACGGTGCACCACAGCTGAGGGGAgacggatggaggaggagcccaGTGGAGAAGAGAAGGCAGGAGGCTCCATCTTCCTTCCATCATCAACAATACCAGGCCCCGAGCCCGTCTCACTTCCAGAAGGCTGGATCTCAGAGCTAAGTCACAAAGAAGCT TCCGATTCCTCTCTTCGCCCCCCCCCATTCCCCTCATGTGAAGACAAAGAGACCAACGAAGGAGAGTGGGCCACAGACGACAtcccagaattcctcaatgCCATTCGCCGAGAGACAGATGCTGAAAGACTGGCAGCAGAGAAGTCCAACGCCATGGGAACTGTTGCTGTGTCACTGGCTGCCCCGCCTCCACAGAACCTGTGGGCCAAGTTACAGGAAGTGAGACTGAAGAACCCAGTCAGCGGCCTCATGGAGTATGCCCAGTATCTGGGCCAGAACTGTGAGTTTCAGCTCCTGGACCAGTCAGGACCGTCCCACGACCCAAG atTTCGTATGCAGGTGATGCTCAACGGGAGGCTGTTTCCTGTCGCAGAGGCTTCCAGTAAGAAGGTTGCAAAGAAGGACGCCGCTGCGGCCACGCTACGCATTCTTTTCGGAGAGATGCAGGGAGGGGGGAGCACAGCGGACAATGGAAATACTGACAATACAGAGAAAGTCATGGATTTACTCCCTGACACAAGT GGGGCAGTTGACAGCATTGGGGAAATTTTTGGGTCCAGTAGCGCGGAAGGTATCGGGATTGCGGAGGGACCACGCCAGCCACTGTCCCGCTCTCTGCCTGGTGGGAAGAATCCAGTGTCTGTCCTGATGGAGTACAGCCAGCGCAGCGGGAACCCCATCGAATTCATCATCACGGGGCAGGCAGGTCCGCCCCATGACCCACG GTTCATGTACAGGGTGAAGGTTGGTGAGAGCTTGTTTGCCGAGGCCTCAGCTCCAAGCAAGAAGGCAGCCCGCCAGCTGGCAGCAGAGGAGGCCGTCAAAGAATTAATGGCTGACGGGAAATTGCAGCTCAACAAG CCTCAACTGCCTCTGGGCTCCTCCAGTGATAGTGATGGCACCGGCTCTGGGACTACATGTCCCTCTTTGCCCCCTCTGACTGTAGATGAGTTGCGAGCAGCTCACGAGGCAGGGGTCGGGGACCTCATCAACCACCTGAACAACAACGCAGTGTCAGGTCTTCTGGAGTACGCCAGAGCTCGGGGCTTCGCTGCAGAGATTCGCCTGGTGGGCCAGTCTGGGCCAGCACATGAGCCGAA GTTTACCTACCAGGCTAAGCTCGGAGGACGGTGGTTTCCTCCAGTCTGTGCATCCAACaagaaacaaggaaaacaggaagcagcagatGCTGCTCTACGGGTTCTGATAGGAGAAGCTGAGCGGGCGGCCCGCACCGGGGAGCTTATCCCAGCTGAG CTTCCAGTGAGTGGCAGCACTTTGCACGACCAGATAGCAATGTTGAGCCACCAGCGTTTCAACGCCCTAACCACACGTATCCAACACAGCCTACTGGGACGCAAGATTCTGGCCACCATCGTCATGAGGAAGGGGGAGGGCCTGGGGACCGTTGTCAGCCTGGGAACTG GAAATCGCTGCGTCAAAGGGGAGGAGCTAAGTCTTAAAGGGGACACTGTTAATGACTGCCACGCTGAAATCATCTCCAGAAGGGGATTTCTTCG GTTTCTGTACAGTGAGCTGCTCAGGCACTATGACGGCGCAGAGGACAGTATATTTGAGCTGGCGGAGAACCGACTGCGGATCAAATCTGACATCACCTTTCACCTTTACATCAG CACAGCACCTTGTGGGGACGGGGCTCTGTTTGACAAGTCCTGCAGTGAGGCTGGGGATGAGGTCGAGGGCCACCAGCCTCTGTTTGAGAATACCAAGCAGGGCAAGCTCCGCACCAAAGTGGAGAACG GTGAGGGCACCATCCCGGTGGAGTCGAGTGCCATTGTTCCCACCTGGGACGGCATCCAACATGGAGAGAGGCTGCGGACGATGAGTTGCAGTGATAAAATCCTACGCTGGAATGTGCTGGGCCTGCAGGGGGCGTTGCTCACCCATTTCCTTCATCCCATCTACCTGAAGTCCATCACCCTCG GCTACCTGTACAGCCATGGTCACCTGACACGTGCCGTGTGCTGTCGGCTGTCCAGAGACGGCGAAGCGATTGTGCAGAGTCTCCCTCCTCCATTCATGCTTAACCACCCAGAG GTGGGCAGGGTGAGTGTGTATGACTCCACACGTCACACGGGAAAGACCAAAGAGTCGAGTGTGAACTGGAGCTTTCCAGACCAGCACAGTGTAGAGGTGCTGGACGGGACCAAAGGCAAACTGGATGGGTATGTAGGAAACCCCTTGGCCGCATTTCATATGATAAAACG GAACAAACTGGCCGTGTCCCGCGTCTCCAAGTCCAACTTTTTCGGTCTGTTCCGCTCTCTGTGTCAGCGGTGCGGCCGTGCAGacctcctctccctgtcctcGTACTCCCAGGCCAAGATGTCGGCCATGTCCTTCCAGCTCGCAAAGCAGCAGTTCTTCCAAGCGCTCGGCGTCCACGGTTACGGCGCCTGGATCAGCAAACcgctggaggagaagagcttTGAGGCAGGGGAGGGAACTGGGTGCAATGGAACAAGTGTCCATATGGGATATGGCAGCAGTAGAAACGGAGGAGCGGTGGAGCACAAGCAAGAGGAATCGTAG